The following proteins come from a genomic window of Hymenobacter canadensis:
- the panC gene encoding pantoate--beta-alanine ligase, whose product MEILHTAAALHAYTENCRRAGQRLALVPTMGALHAGHLQLVEAAAEACDVVIVSIFVNPTQFNNPDDFRLYPRLPEADAALLGPAGCTVLFLPSVEEMYPQPSVLHFDFGPLERVMEGAHRPGHFNGVATVVSKLFHMCRPHQAYFGQKDWQQVAVVQQLVQDLSFDLELVSFPTVREPDGLAMSSRNRRLSAEARAVAPRLYEALEQAAAAVRSGLAPAQVQQQAAAYIAAEPAFTLEYFEVADAQTLQPVATREPGRAVVLCLAAHLGGVRLIDNVVVR is encoded by the coding sequence ATGGAGATACTGCACACGGCTGCCGCGTTGCATGCGTACACAGAAAATTGCCGGCGCGCCGGCCAACGCCTGGCCCTGGTGCCTACTATGGGCGCGCTTCATGCCGGCCATCTGCAGCTGGTGGAAGCTGCCGCCGAGGCCTGCGACGTGGTGATAGTCAGCATTTTTGTGAACCCCACACAGTTCAACAATCCTGACGACTTTCGGCTCTACCCGCGCCTGCCCGAGGCCGATGCGGCCCTGCTGGGCCCGGCGGGCTGCACAGTACTGTTTCTGCCCTCGGTGGAAGAAATGTACCCGCAGCCCTCGGTGCTGCACTTCGACTTCGGGCCGCTGGAGCGGGTGATGGAAGGTGCGCACCGGCCCGGCCACTTCAACGGCGTGGCTACGGTGGTGAGCAAGCTGTTCCATATGTGCCGGCCGCATCAGGCCTACTTCGGCCAGAAAGACTGGCAACAGGTGGCCGTGGTGCAGCAGCTGGTGCAGGATCTGTCATTTGATCTGGAGCTGGTGTCATTCCCGACCGTGCGTGAGCCGGATGGGCTGGCTATGTCCTCGCGCAACCGGCGGCTGTCGGCGGAGGCGCGGGCGGTGGCGCCGCGCCTGTATGAGGCGCTGGAGCAGGCGGCCGCCGCGGTGCGGAGTGGCCTAGCGCCGGCGCAGGTGCAGCAGCAGGCCGCCGCCTACATTGCGGCTGAGCCCGCCTTCACACTGGAGTATTTTGAAGTGGCCGATGCCCAGACGTTGCAGCCGGTAGCAACCCGGGAGCCCGGCCGCGCGGTGGTGCTGTGCCTGGCCGCGCACCTGGGAGGCGTGCGCCTGATTGACAACGTGGTGGTGCGGTAA
- a CDS encoding lysylphosphatidylglycerol synthase transmembrane domain-containing protein, giving the protein MKQLLNILKYALLLSVSGLLMWYAVRGQDLSRIVDTVRGANYWWLMLTMVLSVLGYLSRAYRWKMQLDPTVTGPKPAFWDVYHAMMVGNLANMVLPGRVGEVVRCSLLQRTSKVPVQVSLGTVITERVIDVLVLLGLLTTVLLLDFKTFWGFADTYLLQGKADALARNRNALVAAAVVALLALLISGYLLWRNLERLRQNTVFNKMLGFVKGLLAGVFSIVRMENKGTFLLHTFFTWLVYYLMDYLAFFAFPETYDLGMRAALAVLTFGAFGMAAPVQGGIGVFHLLVQSTLLVYGISKEGGIAYALVVHGAQTLLVVLMGGISFLLSMMKSGQLARRGVALPLETTELPADVEQR; this is encoded by the coding sequence GTGAAGCAACTTCTAAACATCCTCAAATACGCATTACTACTGTCCGTTTCGGGGCTGCTGATGTGGTACGCCGTGCGCGGCCAGGACCTGAGCCGCATCGTGGATACGGTGCGCGGCGCCAACTACTGGTGGCTGATGCTCACGATGGTGCTGTCGGTGCTGGGCTACCTGAGCCGGGCCTACCGCTGGAAGATGCAGCTCGACCCCACCGTAACCGGCCCGAAACCGGCTTTCTGGGACGTATACCACGCCATGATGGTGGGCAACCTGGCCAATATGGTGCTGCCCGGGCGGGTGGGCGAGGTAGTGCGCTGCTCGCTGCTGCAACGCACCAGCAAGGTGCCGGTGCAGGTCTCGCTGGGCACGGTTATTACCGAGCGGGTCATCGACGTGCTGGTGCTGCTGGGGTTGCTGACCACGGTGCTGCTCCTGGATTTCAAGACCTTCTGGGGTTTTGCCGATACCTACCTGCTGCAGGGCAAGGCCGATGCGCTGGCCCGCAACCGCAACGCGCTGGTAGCTGCCGCCGTGGTAGCGCTGCTGGCTTTGCTGATTTCGGGCTACCTGCTGTGGCGCAACCTGGAGCGCCTGCGCCAGAATACTGTATTCAACAAGATGCTCGGCTTCGTGAAAGGCCTGCTGGCCGGTGTGTTCAGCATCGTACGCATGGAAAATAAGGGGACCTTTCTGCTGCACACCTTCTTCACCTGGCTGGTGTACTACCTGATGGATTACCTGGCCTTTTTCGCCTTCCCCGAAACCTACGACCTGGGCATGCGGGCCGCGCTGGCGGTGCTGACGTTCGGAGCATTTGGGATGGCCGCGCCGGTGCAGGGCGGCATCGGGGTGTTCCATCTGCTGGTGCAGAGCACGCTGCTGGTGTATGGCATCAGCAAGGAAGGCGGCATTGCCTACGCGCTGGTGGTGCACGGCGCCCAGACGCTGCTGGTGGTGCTGATGGGCGGCATCAGCTTCCTGCTGAGCATGATGAAATCGGGGCAGCTGGCGCGCCGTGGCGTGGCGCTGCCTCTCGAAACCACTGAACTACCTGCTGATGTGGAGCAAAGATAA
- a CDS encoding zinc metallopeptidase translates to MNPAYIIVLLTMLASWLIQRRLKSKFEQYSQVGLRNGLSGRQIAELMLADHGITDVRVISTEGRLTDHYNPADKTVNLSEAVFAERSAAAAAVAAHECGHAVQHATAYSALQFRSAMVPALSAVSKFMPILLFVGVIMLRTTPLPLGIGVAFFALTTLFSFVTLPVEFDASKRALAWMDKRNVVTPQEHVMAKDALKWAAMTYVVAALGSMATLFYYATLLMGRRR, encoded by the coding sequence ATGAATCCGGCCTATATCATCGTTTTGCTCACCATGCTGGCCAGCTGGCTGATTCAGCGCCGCCTGAAAAGCAAGTTCGAGCAGTACTCGCAGGTAGGCCTGCGCAATGGCCTTTCCGGCCGGCAGATTGCCGAGCTGATGCTGGCTGACCACGGCATCACCGACGTGCGCGTCATCAGCACCGAGGGTCGCCTGACCGACCACTACAACCCCGCCGACAAAACCGTGAACCTGAGCGAAGCGGTGTTTGCGGAGCGCAGTGCCGCTGCTGCCGCCGTAGCGGCCCACGAGTGCGGCCACGCCGTGCAGCACGCCACCGCCTACAGCGCCTTGCAGTTCCGCTCGGCCATGGTGCCGGCCCTGAGCGCCGTGTCCAAGTTTATGCCCATTCTGTTGTTTGTGGGCGTGATTATGCTGCGCACCACGCCGCTTCCCTTGGGCATCGGGGTGGCGTTCTTCGCACTCACTACGCTGTTCAGCTTCGTGACGCTGCCGGTGGAATTCGACGCCTCCAAGCGGGCCCTGGCCTGGATGGACAAGCGCAACGTCGTGACGCCGCAGGAGCACGTAATGGCCAAAGACGCCCTGAAATGGGCGGCCATGACCTACGTGGTAGCGGCGCTGGGCTCTATGGCTACGCTGTTTTACTACGCCACCTTGCTCATGGGCCGCCGCCGCTAG
- the rfaE2 gene encoding D-glycero-beta-D-manno-heptose 1-phosphate adenylyltransferase: protein MWSKDKILTRAQLLPVVAAWKAEGQRVVFTNGCFDLLHLGHVDYLEKARHLGDKLVLGLNTDASVSRLKPGRPLQDEMARARILASLLFVDAVVLFDEQTPLALIEAVLPDILVKGDDYPISGIVGHEVVLQHGGQVLTVPLVAGYSTSRIVERILTGA, encoded by the coding sequence ATGTGGAGCAAAGATAAAATCCTGACCCGCGCCCAGCTGCTGCCGGTAGTGGCGGCCTGGAAAGCCGAAGGCCAGCGCGTAGTATTTACCAATGGCTGCTTCGACCTGCTGCACCTGGGCCACGTGGACTACCTGGAGAAGGCGCGCCACCTCGGCGACAAGCTGGTGCTCGGCCTCAACACCGACGCTTCCGTCAGCCGGCTCAAGCCGGGCCGGCCGCTGCAGGACGAAATGGCACGGGCCCGGATTCTGGCGTCGCTTTTGTTTGTGGATGCCGTAGTGCTCTTCGACGAGCAAACCCCGCTGGCGCTGATTGAAGCCGTGCTGCCCGACATTCTGGTGAAAGGCGACGACTACCCCATCAGTGGAATTGTAGGCCACGAAGTGGTGTTGCAACATGGCGGGCAGGTGCTCACCGTGCCGCTGGTGGCCGGCTACAGCACCTCGCGCATCGTCGAGCGAATTCTGACGGGGGCTTAG
- the panD gene encoding aspartate 1-decarboxylase yields the protein MHIEVLKSKIHRVKVTQAELHYVGSITIDEDLLDAANMVENEKVTIVNINNGERFETYTIKGERGSGMICLNGPAARRVAVGDIVIIISYGLIDFAEARAHQPTIIFPDQHNRLV from the coding sequence ATGCACATCGAGGTTCTCAAATCGAAGATTCACCGCGTTAAGGTTACGCAGGCCGAGCTGCACTATGTAGGCAGCATCACCATCGACGAAGACCTGTTGGATGCGGCCAACATGGTGGAAAACGAGAAGGTCACCATTGTCAATATCAACAATGGCGAGCGGTTCGAAACGTACACCATCAAGGGCGAGCGGGGCTCGGGCATGATCTGCCTGAACGGCCCGGCGGCCCGCCGCGTAGCCGTGGGCGACATCGTCATCATCATCTCCTACGGCCTCATCGACTTCGCCGAAGCGCGGGCGCACCAGCCCACCATTATCTTCCCGGATCAGCACAACCGGCTGGTTTAA
- a CDS encoding glycogen/starch synthase, translating into MSKLRILYAATEIDPFLQTTKVAEFLRRLPQGMQEMGMEIRIFVPRFGIINERKNRLHEVVRLSGINIAVGEDEKPLIIKVASIPNAKLQVYFIDNEDYFHRKSVLVDKNDKFHADNDERAIFFCKGVLETVKKLGWAPDIVHCNDWMTGLIPMYLKTTYKKDPIFKDAKSVFTIYNNEFDHKFGGDIIEKAKMLDIDDDMLAGLKTADFGGFIKIGMEYADSIVKSDENFSDNLNAIFTEYSQNKKNKQIGQVGADENLLTSYYALYNELAN; encoded by the coding sequence ATGTCCAAGTTGAGAATCCTCTACGCGGCTACGGAGATTGATCCGTTTTTGCAGACCACCAAAGTAGCGGAATTTTTGCGGCGCCTGCCTCAGGGCATGCAGGAAATGGGGATGGAAATCCGCATTTTCGTTCCCCGCTTCGGCATCATCAACGAGCGGAAAAACCGGCTCCACGAAGTAGTACGCCTCTCAGGTATCAACATTGCTGTGGGCGAAGATGAGAAACCGCTGATTATCAAAGTAGCTTCCATTCCGAACGCCAAACTGCAGGTGTACTTCATTGATAATGAAGACTATTTCCACCGCAAGTCGGTATTGGTTGACAAGAACGACAAGTTCCACGCCGACAATGACGAGCGGGCTATTTTCTTCTGCAAAGGGGTGCTGGAAACGGTAAAAAAGTTAGGGTGGGCTCCCGACATCGTTCACTGCAACGACTGGATGACGGGTCTGATTCCGATGTACCTGAAAACGACCTACAAGAAGGACCCGATTTTCAAGGATGCCAAATCGGTGTTCACGATTTACAACAACGAATTCGACCACAAATTTGGCGGCGATATCATCGAAAAAGCTAAAATGCTGGATATCGATGATGACATGCTGGCGGGTTTGAAGACGGCGGACTTTGGTGGCTTCATCAAAATCGGCATGGAATACGCCGACTCCATCGTGAAATCGGATGAGAACTTCAGCGACAACCTGAACGCCATCTTCACCGAATACTCGCAGAACAAGAAGAACAAACAGATCGGGCAGGTAGGAGCCGACGAAAACCTACTGACCTCTTACTACGCACTTTATAATGAATTGGCCAACTAG